A portion of the Fulvia fulva chromosome 1, complete sequence genome contains these proteins:
- a CDS encoding tRNA (uracil-O(2)-)-methyltransferase, translating into MILTYRTELQPGKNKKGVHISGPKAVHSSDDQITQKKPAFEPRERAKLTPPSSLPDELWLPILQCPCPFPPELFSRVMLNMVKNPNVTSSHLFRADIFYDSDNDQYFDPSTTEYPSNGLAKHLKAEYQPRSAQWPGAQLTRTIVRQLIPRNPQLDRPLVQTCHFFRRLDGGKEDTVVMYVPHVDNADEMPFYHPAVSQIAFTHTWSTHGASISASNEHQGTMTLLYRLYSGTTITTKQERTALKLLQTIHKHGQGQLLGYEKRVHLDRIIPQKRYQDTYSVMKAKYGKMLSEQWVEHTDPGKHVFEDIGIAAFLVELWRDMFEVPMKEFTASEEKAAVSSKPPFPGFVDIGCGNGVLTYILLTEGYHGWGFDARRRKTWETFPASVQDQLKQSILVPNIFITDCDSDHQGVFHDGIFDPEAFIISNHADELTPWTPLLAFLNNSAFIAIPCCSHDLAGARFRAPTTTKAIKKAPTRLPQQVEVPAGDADDEDRPSKHQAAETGSLKRSEAQRKIPSAYSTLCSYVRSLAIELGFLPEEDVLRIPSTRNSCILGRNGTSASAENSEKRDVVKRLIERELKRDIEAIGAQWIENARKLMKKPSSGH; encoded by the coding sequence CCCATCCTGCAATGTCCTTGCCCATTTCCTCCGGAACTGTTCAGCCGAGTAATGCTCAACATGGTCAAGAACCCAAACGTCACCTCAAGCCATCTCTTCCGTGCAGACATCTTCTATGACAGCGACAATGACCAATACTTCGATCCAAGCACAACGGAGTATCCTTCCAATGGACTGGCGAAGCATCTCAAGGCAGAGTACCAACCGCGTTCAGCCCAATGGCCGGGAGCACAGCTTACGAGAACCATTGTGCGCCAGCTTATCCCTCGGAATCCTCAGCTAGATCGACCTTTGGTACAAACATGCCACTTCTTCCGGCGCCTTGATGGTGGAAAGGAAGATACTGTGGTAATGTACGTACCGCACGTGGACAACGCCGACGAAATGCCCTTCTATCACCCTGCAGTGTCACAGATCGCCTTTACTCACACATGGTCAACACATGGAGCCTCCATTTCAGCATCTAATGAGCACCAAGGCACAATGACTCTGCTGTACCGTCTATATTCGGGCACAACGATCACCACAAAGCAAGAGCGTACGGCCCTCAAACTCCTGCAGACTATTCACAAGCATGGTCAAGGCCAACTCCTTGGCTACGAGAAACGTGTCCACCTTGACAGGATCATACCTCAAAAACGCTACCAGGACACATATTCAGTGATGAAAGCGAAATATGGCAAGATGCTTTCCGAGCAGTGGGTTGAGCACACAGACCCAGGCAAGCACGTGTTCGAAGATATCGGCATCGCGGCGTTCCTGGTTGAACTTTGGCGAGATATGTTCGAGGTGCCCATGAAAGAGTTTACTGCATCGGAGGAGAAGGCTGCCGTGTCATCGAAACCACCCTTCCCAGGCTTCGTTGATATAGGCTGCGGCAACGGGGTCTTGACCTATATCCTGCTCACCGAAGGCTATCATGGCTGGGGTTTCGATGCTCGCCGACGCAAAACTTGGGAGACCTTCCCAGCGTCCGTGCAAGACCAGCTGAAGCAAAGCATTCTTGTTCCCAACATCTTCATAACCGATTGTGATTCGGACCACCAAGGTGTATTTCATGACGGAATTTTCGATCCTGAGGCTTTCATCATCTCCAATCATGCAGACGAGCTGACCCCATGGACGCCTCTACTGGCTTTTCTGAACAACTCTGCCTTCATTGCCATCCCCTGCTGTAGCCACGATCTAGCAGGGGCTAGATTCCGAGCGCCAACAACCACGAAAGCCATCAAGAAAGCACCTACCAGGCTTCCCCAGCAGGTGGAAGTGCCTGCCGGTGACGCCGATGATGAAGACAGACCGAGCAAACACCAGGCAGCCGAAACGGGATCCCTCAAGAGGTCGGAGGCGCAACGCAAGATACCATCAGCATACTCTACGCTGTGCTCGTATGTGCGCAGCCTGGCGATAGAACTTGGTTTCCTACCCGAAGAGGATGTGCTGCGCATACCAAGCACGAGGAACTCCTGCATCTTAGGACGGAATGGTACAAGCGCTTCCGCCGAGAATAGCGAGAAGAGAGATGTAGTCAAGCGGCTGATCGAAAGGGAGTTGAAGCGAGACATTGAAGCCATCGGCGCACAGTGGATCGAGAATGCCAGGAAGCTGATGAAAAAGCCCAGCAGTGGCCATTGA